ACATTCTTTAATAACACATGAAAGCATTGACTTCTCTAATCCTGATTATCAAAAGTGGCCTGCACTAAGACATGCTAACGGTTTTAAAACAACATTAAAACATGGAGAAGTACTGTATATGCCAGAAGGGTTTTGGCATTATATGAAGTATATAACCCCGGGTTTTTCTATGAGTTTGCGTGCTTTGGCACGTAATCCCAAAAATTTAGGTAAGGCATTTTACAACATTTTGATAATGCGCTATTATGATGTATTAATGCGAAAACTCAAAGGTCAAGATTGGATAGATGCCAAGAATATCAGGGCGATTACTGACACCAATAAAAATGTTGAGGCATTAGATGAAAACTAAAGGTTCTTAGGGAATTAACTCTTGCAGTTTTTCATAGACCAAGTGACTTTCCCAGCCTCTGTATAGGAGGTAATCTGCTAATTTTTTTCTTCTTTTCTGGGTATTTGTTTCAGTAATTTGATCTAGTCTTTTTTTAGCGAGATGATCTAGGGTGGTTGAGTATGCTTCGGGTTCGATCTCTTTTAAAGCTGTAGTTATATTATATTTAGAAACATCTCTAAACTTGAGTTCACGTACAATTCTATTTTTGCCCCATTTTTTAATGTTGAATTTGCCACGAGCAAAACTTTTGGCAAAGCGCTCTTCATTTAAAAACCTGTCTTCAATAAGTTGGGCTATAATGGTATCTATAGCTATCGGTATCATACCCATATCCTTTAATTTAGAAACCACCTCTTTGTGGCAACGATCTTGGTAGGCACAATAGCTTTCTATTTTTTTAGTGGCTTCTTGAACGGTATAGCCTTTTGATTTTTGGTTCAATGAAATTTATTTAAAGTTTCCCAATATGTATGCAATAGCTATACCTATTAGAACTGAAATGATTGCTACAGCTAATATACTTCCTGTTAAAATGGCTAAAAATAAAATAATTTTCAAAATTGACTGTCCTATTGTTAGCTTATAAAGCTTCCCATAGACATAAGTATAATAGAGAATAAGTAATGGATAAATTAAGAGGTACAGACTTGGATGAATCCAAATAGCTATAAAAAAAATTAGAGAGGTAGTTAACATACTAAAACCTTGAATGTAGCAATTGGCTACAATATGTTCCGCATAATTGTATGGCTTTCTGTATATAAGAAAAGCCATTAAGGTGTATATTGGTAGCAGAAGTATTACCAATATATTAAAATACTTAAGCATGAATTTTGAACTTTCAGCAGATTTTGTCAATTGCTCTGATTGAAACTCTTCATTTGTAAATGGACCTCCTATAACTTCGGCATACCAATCTAGTTGAGATTTATTAAAATCATTCATAACTGATATAAATTCTTCATCAAAAGAATTAAATACAAACAAGTTAATAGCCATGCCTATAGTTAGAAATGCAAAAGGATTTAAGAACTTTTTACGTGTGCCGCTATAATATTCCCTGAGAAGCACTCCAGGTCTTAAAATCAAGTATTTAATGGTAACAAGGTACTTATTGTCCCACCCAATATAATTTTGAAAAGCGTCTTCTAGAATACGTTTAATCGTTATTCTTTCAAAGACTATTTTAGCACCACATTGGTTACAGTAAAATGATTGATGAACTAGAGCAGAAGAGCAGTTTTTGCAGGACATTTGTAATGGTTGGTTAGGAATTTAATTGTTAAAATACATAAAAACCCAAAAACAAAAAAAGCGACTCTGTTTAGAGTCGCTTTTAGTTGTATAAAGTCTTATTGGTTTAATATATTGTTTTACCGTCTTTATTTTTAAAACGATATTCTAGATACGTATACGCATCGCGCGGTTGAATTTTAATCCATTTCTTATATTCCAAGAACCATTTTGTTCTCATTGATGGAAAACCTTTTGTAATATAGGCTGCTATAAAAGGGTGTATATTTAAAGTTATACTGTTATCCTTTTTAGGTCCTTTAAGAAGTTTTTCAAGGTCCGCTGTAATTTTATCTATTAAAACAATAGGTGCTTCCACCTGTTTCCCAGAATTATTTGGGTCCTCTTCAGTTGTTTTAATATTCATTTCAGGTCGTACCCTTTGTCGGGTAATCTGAATTAAACCAAATTTACTAGGAGGTAGTATTTTATGTTTGGCACGATCATCTTTCATCTCATCTCTAAGATGTTCAAAAAGCTTTTTTCTATGTTGTGGTTTTACCATATCAATAAAATCCACTACAATAATTCCGCCCATATCGCGTAGGCGTAATTGCCTTGCGATTTCTGATGCAGACAAGAGATTTACTTCTAAGGCCGTATCTTCTTGATTTTTAGCTTTGTTTGATCTGTTGCCACTGTTTACGTCTATTACATGAAGTGCTTCGGTATGCTCTATTATTAAATAGGCGCCTTTGCTCATAGCGGCAGTGCGGCCAAAAGACGTTTTGATCTGTCTTTCGATTCCAAATTTTTCAAAAATAGGAACATTGGTGTTATAGTGCTTAACAATGCTTTCCTTTTCAGGAGCAATTTCGGCTACATATTCTTTTATTTCACTGAATAATGTAGCGTCATCAACATGTATTCCTGTGAAACTATCATTGAATACATCTCTTAAAATAGAAGATGCTCTATTAAGTTCAACAAATACTTTTGATGGTGTTTGGGCACGATGTAATTTTTTACACATTGCTGACCATTTGTTCAGCAAGTTTTCTAGATCTTTGTCCAGCTCTGCGACTTTTTGTCCTTCTGCGACCGTTCTTATGATAACACCAAACCCCTTGGGTTTAATGCTTCTAACAAGTCTTTTTAACCTATCTTTCTCTTCTTTGCTACCTATCTTTTGAGATACGGATACACGATCAGAGAAAGGAACCATTACCAAATAACGTCCGGCAATTGAAAGCTCGGAACTAATTCTTGGTCCTTTAGTGGATATAGGCTCTTTTACAATTTGAACCAATAAAGATTGGTTTGCTTTTATGACATCGGTGATAACACCATTTTTGTCAATATCGGTCTCGAACGGAAAATTACCTAAGGAGTAATCTTTTAATTTTCCTGTGCTCACTTGTTTAATGAACTTAAGCATTGAAGATAATTGAGGACCAAGGTCGTGGTAATGCAAAAATGCATCTTTCTCATAACCAACGTTTACGAACGCTGCGTTAAGACCGGTCACGGGCTTTCTTATTTTGGCAAGAAATATATCTCCAACAGAGAAATCATTACTATTTTCCTCTTTGTGCAGTTCAGTGAGTTTTCCGTCCTTTAACAAGGCAAAGTCAACAGATTGCGAACTAGATCTTACGATTAATTCTCTATTCACCTGAATATATTTTTAGTTGTTCCAACTATTGTATAGGGAACAAACTGATTAAACAATACCATAGACAAATACTAGTGTATTTGCCGAAATCCAAATATTGGATCTCTATGTCAATGAACGTTTTTTAAAAAGAAAAAGTAGTTTTTAAAACTACTTTTTCTTGTGTCGGTTAGCTCTTCTACGCTTCTTGCGCTTGTGTGTAGCTACCTTATGTCTCTTTCTTTTCTTACCGCTTGGCATAAAGTTCTTTTTTTAAGATTAATTATTTTACGTGTACGTTGCTCTTTACTCCTTCAACGAAAACCTTTGCAGGCTTAAATGCAGGAATGTTGTGAGCGGGTATTTTAATAGTTGTGTTCTTGGAAATATTTCTACCGGTTTTTTCAGCTCTTGTCTTAATGATAAAACTACCAAAACCTCTTAGGTAAACATTGTCACCACTTTCTAATGATGTTTTTACCTCTTCCATAAAGGATTCAACAGTTGCCTGTACATCTCCTTTTTCAATTCCCAGTTTATCTGAGATCTTCGATACAATTTCCGCTTTCGTCATCTTTCAATATTAGATTTTCTGTATGTTTTTTCGGGTTGCAAATATATAAATTAAATTCAATCTTTCTTTCTAATGGGTTAATTTTAAGTGTATAAACTGCTACTTTTATAACTTAGTATTGAAGAGCATGTCATTTTCGGGTAAAATTTTAGATTGGTATCATAAAAATAAACGTGTTTTACCATGGCGTAAAACCACTGATCCGTACAAAATATGGCTTTCTGAAATCATTCTTCAGCAAACACGAGTAGCCCAGGGAACCCCGTATTACTTAAGGTTTGTGGAAACTTTCCCTACCGTTGGTGATCTTGCTAGCGCAAAAGAAGAGCAGGTTCTTAAACTCTGGCAAGGTCTTGGGTATTACTCTAGGGCCAGAAACCTACATGCTGCCGCAAAAATGGTTGTGGGCGAATATAAAGGTAAGTTTCCAGATAATTATAAGAAACTTTTAACACTGAAAGGGGTAGGTGATTACACTGCCAGTGCTATTTCCTCTATTTGTTTTAGTGAACCACATGCAGTAGTAGATGGTAATGTGTACAGAGTATTGTCTCGGTATTATGGTATAGATATCCCTATAAATAGTACGGAGGGTATTAAATATTTTAAGTCTTTGGCCCAAAAGGTCATGGACCCTAAAAATATAAGGGACTACAACCAAGCTATAATGGAGTTTGGTGCAATGCAATGCTCGCCCAAAAAACCTTTATGTTTACTTTGCCCATTGAGTGAAAGTTGCGTTGCTTTAGAAAAAGGGCTAGTTGATCAATTGCCAGTAAAACTTAAAAAGACAAAAGTTAGTAATAGGTACTTCAATTATCTTATACCTATATATAAGGATGCAAAAAATAATAAGTTTACCATATTGCAACAGAGAAAGGGTAAAGGTATTTGGCAAAATCTTTGGGAGTTTCCTTTAATAGAGTCAAAAGCATCTTTGGAGCTCAATGATGTTATTGCAGGTAGTAATGCTGTTTTTGATGGGGCGGTCGTAAAAGATATACATATATATAATGATATGGATATAGTGCATAAATTGTCCCATCAACATTTACATACCAAATTTTGGATAGTTGATATTGAGGCAGATTTAACCAATAAGATTCCTGTTGAAAAAGTAACTGAATTTCCTGTGCCGGTTTTGATCGCAGATTTTATAAAAGCATTTAAATTTTAGTACTTTTGATTTTTATATCTTTAAGTTATGAGCGGTACATTAAATAAGGTAATGTTAATAGGGCATTTAGGCGACGAAGTTAAAATGCATTATTTTGAAGGAGGCGGTAGTATTGGTAGGTTTCCAATTGCTACGAATGAGACGTATACCAATAAATCTACCGGGGAAAGGGTTACCAATACAGATTGGCACAATATAGTGGTGAGAAATAAAGCTGCTGAAATCTGTGAAAAATATCTAAGTAAAGGTGATAAGGTATATGTTGAAGGAAGGTTGAAAAACCGTCAATGGCAAGGTGAAGATGGTAATACTAGATATTCAACAGAAGTACACGTGCAAGATTTTACGTTTTTGACTACCAAAAAAGAAGGTATGCAAAATAACGGTGGAGCTGCACCTAGTCAGCAAAAACCCGTAAGTACTGAAAATAGAACGCCATCTAAATCTTCTGCACCTGTAAGTCAAGAGGATGATGATGATTTGCCATTCTAACAATATTAAATAGCAGCTATTGGATCCAGACCCCATACCGTTTTTAATGACAACATTGGTTGTAAACGGTGTTTTTGCAATGAATATAATTGTACTATGTGTACTTCTTCTTTGCTCTGCACTAATTTCAGGAGCAGAGGTGGCCATGTTTGGTTTATCCACAACCGAAATTAAAGAATTGCAAGATGAGAAAACGGCAAAAAGTGCTATTCTCATTAAACTATTGGAGCGCCCTAAAAAACTATTGGCGACTATTTTAATAGCTAACAATGCTATTAATATTGGTGTTGTTTTGTTGTTCAGTGTAATTGGTGATACGTTATTTGAAAATGTTAATCAGATATTGTTCGGGGTGGTGTCCGTTCGTTTTTTATTAGAAGTTGTGGTAGCAACATTTTTAATATTGATGTTCGGTGAAATACTGCC
The sequence above is a segment of the Maribacter dokdonensis DSW-8 genome. Coding sequences within it:
- a CDS encoding regulatory protein RecX, with translation MNQKSKGYTVQEATKKIESYCAYQDRCHKEVVSKLKDMGMIPIAIDTIIAQLIEDRFLNEERFAKSFARGKFNIKKWGKNRIVRELKFRDVSKYNITTALKEIEPEAYSTTLDHLAKKRLDQITETNTQKRRKKLADYLLYRGWESHLVYEKLQELIP
- a CDS encoding DUF3667 domain-containing protein — protein: MSCKNCSSALVHQSFYCNQCGAKIVFERITIKRILEDAFQNYIGWDNKYLVTIKYLILRPGVLLREYYSGTRKKFLNPFAFLTIGMAINLFVFNSFDEEFISVMNDFNKSQLDWYAEVIGGPFTNEEFQSEQLTKSAESSKFMLKYFNILVILLLPIYTLMAFLIYRKPYNYAEHIVANCYIQGFSMLTTSLIFFIAIWIHPSLYLLIYPLLILYYTYVYGKLYKLTIGQSILKIILFLAILTGSILAVAIISVLIGIAIAYILGNFK
- a CDS encoding Rne/Rng family ribonuclease, yielding MNRELIVRSSSQSVDFALLKDGKLTELHKEENSNDFSVGDIFLAKIRKPVTGLNAAFVNVGYEKDAFLHYHDLGPQLSSMLKFIKQVSTGKLKDYSLGNFPFETDIDKNGVITDVIKANQSLLVQIVKEPISTKGPRISSELSIAGRYLVMVPFSDRVSVSQKIGSKEEKDRLKRLVRSIKPKGFGVIIRTVAEGQKVAELDKDLENLLNKWSAMCKKLHRAQTPSKVFVELNRASSILRDVFNDSFTGIHVDDATLFSEIKEYVAEIAPEKESIVKHYNTNVPIFEKFGIERQIKTSFGRTAAMSKGAYLIIEHTEALHVIDVNSGNRSNKAKNQEDTALEVNLLSASEIARQLRLRDMGGIIVVDFIDMVKPQHRKKLFEHLRDEMKDDRAKHKILPPSKFGLIQITRQRVRPEMNIKTTEEDPNNSGKQVEAPIVLIDKITADLEKLLKGPKKDNSITLNIHPFIAAYITKGFPSMRTKWFLEYKKWIKIQPRDAYTYLEYRFKNKDGKTIY
- a CDS encoding HU family DNA-binding protein, which gives rise to MTKAEIVSKISDKLGIEKGDVQATVESFMEEVKTSLESGDNVYLRGFGSFIIKTRAEKTGRNISKNTTIKIPAHNIPAFKPAKVFVEGVKSNVHVK
- the mutY gene encoding A/G-specific adenine glycosylase — protein: MSFSGKILDWYHKNKRVLPWRKTTDPYKIWLSEIILQQTRVAQGTPYYLRFVETFPTVGDLASAKEEQVLKLWQGLGYYSRARNLHAAAKMVVGEYKGKFPDNYKKLLTLKGVGDYTASAISSICFSEPHAVVDGNVYRVLSRYYGIDIPINSTEGIKYFKSLAQKVMDPKNIRDYNQAIMEFGAMQCSPKKPLCLLCPLSESCVALEKGLVDQLPVKLKKTKVSNRYFNYLIPIYKDAKNNKFTILQQRKGKGIWQNLWEFPLIESKASLELNDVIAGSNAVFDGAVVKDIHIYNDMDIVHKLSHQHLHTKFWIVDIEADLTNKIPVEKVTEFPVPVLIADFIKAFKF
- a CDS encoding single-stranded DNA-binding protein, whose protein sequence is MSGTLNKVMLIGHLGDEVKMHYFEGGGSIGRFPIATNETYTNKSTGERVTNTDWHNIVVRNKAAEICEKYLSKGDKVYVEGRLKNRQWQGEDGNTRYSTEVHVQDFTFLTTKKEGMQNNGGAAPSQQKPVSTENRTPSKSSAPVSQEDDDDLPF